Proteins encoded within one genomic window of Cellulomonas xiejunii:
- a CDS encoding response regulator transcription factor: MPGRPHRLLVVEDDRELNDMLTEVLTDEGYVVDQARDGHRGLHLGLTRPYDVLVVDRRLPAVDGLDMLTRLRARAVSARALVLTALGTVADRVAGLDAGADDYLVKPFELDELSARIRALCRRVDEADTHLPVGGASLDLVTRQVVLGNGRQVDLSAREHALLRALAERPQAVHTRTELRRQVFADTEAASIVDTYVYYLRRKLGRDAVSTVRGAGYRLGAL, translated from the coding sequence ATGCCCGGACGACCGCACCGGCTCCTCGTGGTCGAGGACGACCGAGAGCTCAACGACATGCTGACCGAGGTCCTGACCGACGAGGGGTACGTCGTCGACCAGGCCCGCGACGGCCATCGGGGCCTGCACCTGGGCCTCACCCGTCCCTACGACGTCCTCGTCGTCGACCGTCGCCTGCCGGCGGTGGACGGCCTCGACATGCTGACGCGCCTGCGCGCCCGCGCCGTGTCCGCACGCGCGCTGGTCCTCACCGCGCTGGGTACCGTCGCGGACCGCGTCGCGGGCCTCGACGCGGGAGCCGACGACTACCTGGTGAAGCCGTTCGAGCTCGACGAGCTCAGCGCCCGGATCCGCGCGCTGTGCCGCCGCGTCGACGAGGCCGACACGCACCTGCCGGTCGGTGGCGCCTCGCTCGACCTCGTGACGCGCCAGGTCGTGCTCGGCAACGGACGGCAGGTCGACCTGTCGGCGCGGGAGCACGCCCTGCTGCGCGCCCTCGCCGAGCGCCCGCAGGCGGTGCACACCCGGACCGAGCTGCGCCGCCAGGTCTTCGCCGACACCGAGGCCGCCTCGATCGTCGACACCTACGTGTACTACCTGCGCCGCAAGCTCGGCCGCGACGCCGTCAGCACCGTGCGCGGCGCGGGCTACCGGCTGGGTGCCCTGTGA
- a CDS encoding cation:proton antiporter, whose product MTPVELAPRFFLAVVVILLVCRGVSSLMGRVGQPPVVGEMVAGVLLGPSLLGLLLPGAQEGLFPADLRPVLYVVGQIGLVLLMFHAGFAFSTHSTGGLARTAAAVSLAGVTAPLVLGVGLVLVAANHVPLAPDGVPVGVVAAFVGVALAITAFPMLARIITERGQAGTRHGSIALASGAVDDVVAWVLLAVVLAVATGSPGPAVVTVAGAAVFVALVWFVARPGMLRLMSSTRVDDPARLLGTVAVLFAAAWFTDEIGLYAVFGAFALGLALPRVPASERVVGALTPVTAVLVPLFFTYSGLNTQFGLFTEPSVLLFAIACVVVAIAGKFGACWFAARRRGEPQGVALRVASLMNARGLMQLIALNIGLEAGIVGPALFTVLVLVALVTTIMTSPLLSWVERRHALTEPEPAPVAHVRATL is encoded by the coding sequence TGACACCGGTCGAGCTCGCGCCGCGCTTCTTCCTCGCGGTCGTCGTCATCCTGCTGGTCTGCCGTGGTGTGTCGTCGCTGATGGGCCGCGTGGGCCAACCACCGGTCGTGGGCGAGATGGTCGCCGGCGTCCTGCTGGGCCCCTCGCTGCTGGGGCTGCTGCTGCCGGGGGCCCAGGAAGGGCTGTTCCCCGCCGACCTGCGTCCGGTGCTGTACGTCGTCGGGCAGATCGGCCTCGTGCTCCTGATGTTCCACGCCGGCTTCGCGTTCAGCACGCACAGCACCGGCGGGCTCGCCCGCACGGCGGCGGCCGTGTCGCTCGCCGGCGTGACCGCGCCCCTGGTGCTGGGGGTGGGCCTCGTCCTCGTCGCGGCGAACCACGTGCCGCTGGCGCCCGACGGCGTGCCGGTGGGCGTGGTAGCGGCTTTCGTGGGCGTGGCCCTGGCCATCACCGCGTTCCCGATGCTCGCCCGCATCATCACCGAGCGCGGGCAGGCGGGCACCCGGCACGGGTCGATCGCCCTGGCGAGCGGTGCCGTGGACGACGTCGTCGCGTGGGTGCTGCTGGCCGTCGTCCTGGCCGTCGCGACGGGGAGCCCGGGGCCGGCAGTGGTCACGGTCGCCGGTGCCGCGGTGTTCGTCGCGCTCGTGTGGTTCGTGGCCCGCCCCGGCATGCTGCGGCTCATGTCGAGCACCCGCGTCGACGACCCGGCGCGCCTGCTCGGCACGGTCGCGGTCCTGTTCGCTGCTGCGTGGTTCACCGACGAGATCGGTCTGTACGCGGTGTTCGGCGCCTTCGCTCTGGGCCTGGCGCTTCCGCGCGTCCCGGCGTCGGAGCGCGTCGTCGGGGCGCTCACGCCCGTCACCGCGGTGCTCGTGCCGCTGTTCTTCACGTACTCGGGCCTGAACACCCAGTTCGGGCTGTTCACCGAGCCGTCCGTACTGCTGTTCGCGATCGCGTGCGTGGTGGTGGCGATCGCGGGCAAGTTCGGGGCCTGCTGGTTCGCGGCGCGGCGCCGCGGGGAGCCTCAGGGTGTGGCGCTGCGGGTGGCGTCGCTGATGAACGCGCGTGGGCTCATGCAGCTGATCGCCCTGAACATCGGGCTCGAGGCGGGGATCGTCGGGCCGGCACTGTTCACGGTGCTCGTCCTCGTCGCCCTCGTGACGACGATCATGACGAGCCCGCTGCTGTCGTGGGTCGAGCGACGTCACGCCCTCACCGAACCGGAACCGGCCCCCGTGGCGCACGTTCGGGCGACTCTATGA
- a CDS encoding YaaA family protein, with protein MLVLLPPSEGKTPAPAAAPPLDLASLSHPGLTPVREKVLDALVAVSGRPDACDVLGVSRGLVDEVARNVVLRSAPAARASRVYTGVLYGAAGLDTLTPAARTRAVASVRVVSALWGVLTVDDVVPAYRLSMGTDLPGIGPLAAAWRGPLGVELTQRTEDELVVDCRSAAYRAAWTPPAGARWVDVRVLREVDGRRSVVSHHAKHTRGVLTRHLVTRRGREPRDADELAHAASALVGDALHAVELGPEPRRGARTLSLVV; from the coding sequence GTGCTCGTGCTCCTGCCGCCCTCGGAGGGCAAGACGCCCGCGCCTGCCGCCGCTCCCCCGCTCGACCTGGCGTCGCTGTCGCACCCGGGCCTGACGCCGGTCCGCGAGAAGGTGCTCGACGCGCTCGTCGCCGTCAGCGGCCGCCCGGACGCGTGCGACGTGCTCGGCGTCTCGCGCGGGCTCGTGGACGAGGTCGCGCGCAACGTCGTGCTGCGCTCGGCGCCCGCGGCACGCGCCTCGCGCGTGTACACCGGCGTGCTGTACGGCGCGGCCGGGCTCGACACGCTGACCCCGGCGGCGCGCACCCGGGCGGTCGCGAGCGTGCGCGTCGTCTCGGCGCTGTGGGGCGTCCTGACGGTCGACGACGTCGTCCCGGCCTACCGCCTGTCGATGGGCACGGACCTGCCCGGCATCGGCCCACTCGCAGCCGCGTGGCGCGGTCCGCTCGGGGTCGAGCTGACGCAGCGCACCGAGGACGAGCTGGTCGTCGACTGCCGGTCGGCCGCGTACCGCGCCGCGTGGACCCCGCCGGCCGGCGCACGCTGGGTCGACGTGCGGGTGCTGCGGGAGGTCGACGGACGTCGCTCCGTGGTCTCGCACCACGCCAAGCACACACGCGGCGTGCTGACACGCCACCTCGTGACCCGCCGCGGCCGCGAGCCGCGCGACGCCGACGAGCTGGCACACGCCGCGAGCGCGCTCGTCGGCGACGCGCTGCACGCCGTGGAGCTGGGCCCCGAGCCGCGGCGCGGGGCGCGCACGTTGTCGCTCGTCGTCTGA
- a CDS encoding Nif3-like dinuclear metal center hexameric protein, translating into MTATLADVVAALDGRYPPRTAESWDRVGLAAGDPAAPVRRVLFAVDPVATVVDEAVAWEADLLVTHHPLLLRAVHSMAATTYKGALLHRLVRAGCGLYTAHTNADAARGGVAEALADAVGLVGTEPLVAADAPALDKHVVMVPVADAEALVDALAAAGAGEVGDYARCAWTATGQGTFTPLPGASPAVGSVGRRETVVEARVEMVAPRQLRGRVVAAMRAAHPYEEPAFDVLELAALPGETGLGRVGALPAPVSLRDFAAAVARAVPAAAQGVRYAGDPDMPVRRVAVLGGSGDSLFDAVRAADVDVYVTADLRHHPASEQQERAAFEAGGGPPRPALVDLAHSASEWLWLPRAADALRADLAATGTTVETRVSTRRTDPWTGHVPQTSLPEGTT; encoded by the coding sequence GTGACCGCGACGCTCGCGGACGTCGTCGCCGCGCTCGACGGCCGGTACCCGCCGCGGACCGCCGAGTCCTGGGACCGCGTCGGCCTGGCCGCGGGCGACCCGGCAGCGCCGGTGCGGCGCGTCCTGTTCGCCGTCGACCCGGTGGCGACGGTCGTCGACGAGGCGGTCGCCTGGGAGGCGGACCTCCTGGTCACGCACCACCCCTTGCTGCTGCGGGCCGTGCACTCGATGGCCGCGACGACGTACAAGGGCGCGCTGCTCCACCGGCTCGTGCGGGCCGGGTGCGGGCTGTACACGGCCCACACCAACGCGGACGCGGCGCGCGGTGGCGTGGCCGAGGCACTGGCCGACGCCGTCGGCCTGGTCGGCACCGAGCCGCTGGTCGCGGCCGACGCGCCCGCGCTCGACAAGCACGTCGTCATGGTCCCGGTCGCCGACGCGGAAGCCCTGGTCGACGCGCTCGCGGCGGCCGGCGCCGGTGAGGTCGGCGACTACGCGCGATGCGCGTGGACGGCCACCGGGCAGGGCACGTTCACGCCGCTGCCCGGGGCGTCTCCCGCGGTCGGGTCCGTCGGGAGGCGCGAGACCGTCGTCGAGGCACGTGTCGAGATGGTCGCGCCGCGTCAGCTGCGGGGGCGGGTCGTGGCCGCGATGCGGGCGGCCCACCCGTACGAGGAGCCGGCGTTCGACGTGCTGGAGCTCGCCGCGCTGCCGGGGGAGACCGGGCTGGGTCGTGTCGGCGCGCTGCCCGCCCCCGTGTCGCTGCGTGACTTCGCCGCCGCGGTGGCCCGCGCGGTGCCCGCCGCCGCGCAGGGCGTGCGGTACGCCGGCGACCCCGACATGCCGGTGCGTCGCGTCGCGGTGCTCGGCGGCTCCGGGGACTCCCTGTTCGACGCCGTGCGCGCCGCCGACGTCGACGTGTACGTGACCGCCGACCTGCGGCACCACCCGGCCTCGGAGCAGCAGGAGCGCGCCGCGTTCGAGGCGGGCGGCGGACCACCGCGGCCCGCGCTGGTCGACCTCGCGCACTCCGCCTCGGAGTGGTTGTGGCTGCCACGCGCCGCCGACGCGCTGCGGGCCGATCTGGCGGCCACGGGCACTACGGTGGAGACCCGCGTCAGCACGCGGCGCACCGACCCGTGGACGGGTCACGTGCCGCAGACGTCCCTGCCGGAAGGAACCACGTGA
- a CDS encoding zinc-dependent alcohol dehydrogenase family protein, giving the protein MRATVIHGPRDVRVEQVPDPVIHRPTDAVVRVVATCVCGSDLWGYRGVRPPKQPQRIGHEFVGVVEEVGSGVRRVKVGDFVVAPFSIADGTCAHCRNGVHTSCERVAWWGSPDHEGIASDGAQGEYVRVPLADGTLVVTPEHPDDALLPHVLTLTDVLGTGHHAALSAGVHAGSSVAVVGDGAVGLCGIIAARRLGAERIVAFSRNPVRQALARRFGATDVVAERGDEGAAAVVDLLDGVGPDGVLECVGTKESMAQALATVRPGGRVGFVGVPAGGPELPVQTMFSANKGVVGGVAPVRGYIEGLLPDVWAGTIEPGLVFDATFALGDIADAYRAMDERTCTKALVLP; this is encoded by the coding sequence GTGCGAGCCACCGTCATCCACGGCCCCCGCGACGTGCGCGTCGAGCAGGTGCCGGACCCCGTGATCCACCGCCCCACGGACGCCGTCGTGCGGGTCGTCGCGACCTGCGTGTGCGGCTCCGACCTGTGGGGCTACCGGGGGGTTCGGCCCCCGAAGCAGCCGCAGCGCATCGGCCACGAGTTCGTGGGCGTGGTCGAGGAGGTCGGCTCGGGCGTGCGCCGGGTGAAGGTGGGCGACTTCGTGGTCGCGCCCTTCTCGATCGCCGACGGCACGTGCGCGCACTGCCGCAACGGGGTGCACACGTCGTGCGAGCGCGTCGCCTGGTGGGGGTCGCCGGACCACGAGGGCATCGCGTCGGACGGCGCCCAGGGCGAGTACGTGCGCGTGCCGCTGGCCGACGGGACGCTCGTCGTGACGCCCGAGCACCCCGACGACGCCCTCCTGCCGCACGTCCTGACGCTGACCGACGTGCTCGGCACCGGTCACCACGCGGCGCTGTCCGCCGGCGTCCACGCCGGCTCGAGCGTGGCGGTGGTCGGTGACGGCGCCGTGGGCCTCTGCGGCATCATCGCGGCGCGGCGGCTCGGGGCCGAGCGGATCGTCGCGTTCTCACGCAACCCCGTGCGGCAGGCGCTCGCGCGTCGGTTCGGTGCGACGGACGTCGTCGCCGAGCGCGGTGACGAGGGGGCGGCGGCCGTCGTGGACCTGCTCGACGGCGTCGGGCCGGACGGCGTGCTGGAGTGCGTGGGCACCAAGGAGTCCATGGCCCAGGCGCTGGCGACCGTGCGGCCCGGTGGTCGCGTCGGGTTCGTCGGTGTCCCCGCGGGCGGTCCGGAGCTGCCCGTGCAGACGATGTTCTCCGCCAACAAGGGCGTGGTCGGCGGGGTCGCACCCGTGCGCGGCTACATCGAGGGCCTGCTGCCGGACGTCTGGGCCGGGACCATCGAGCCGGGCCTCGTCTTCGACGCGACCTTCGCGCTCGGCGACATCGCCGACGCGTACCGCGCGATGGACGAGCGCACCTGCACGAAGGCGCTGGTCCTGCCGTGA
- a CDS encoding histidine phosphatase family protein, producing the protein MTRGSGSPAEPLAPTGADPAGSGTPAAGQGVARVRAVRPSGTAPRFDDDEPTTVVLVRHGQTAMTVSRGYSGSSEPGPSLDDLGRTQAAAAAALVHRVGRDLWGDIEYPSEIVASPMVRTQETAAILAERLGLPLRTDAAFQEADFGHWQGLTAEQIEERWPEVLEPWHTDGHVRPPGGESIADVGVRLRRGLDGLLEGGPRTVVVVSHAVAIRAALGVTMGAHPGTWSQLRVAPASVSIVRLFADRRDEIAVAGAPSEGW; encoded by the coding sequence GTGACACGCGGGTCGGGGTCACCCGCCGAGCCGCTGGCGCCCACGGGCGCGGACCCCGCGGGCTCCGGCACGCCGGCTGCGGGGCAGGGCGTCGCGCGGGTCCGTGCCGTGCGGCCGTCGGGGACCGCCCCGCGGTTCGACGACGACGAGCCGACGACGGTCGTGCTCGTGCGGCACGGCCAGACCGCGATGACGGTATCGCGGGGGTACTCGGGCTCCTCGGAGCCCGGGCCGTCGCTCGACGACCTCGGGCGGACGCAGGCGGCGGCTGCCGCGGCGCTCGTCCACCGCGTCGGCCGGGACCTGTGGGGCGACATCGAGTACCCGAGCGAGATCGTCGCCTCTCCGATGGTCCGCACGCAGGAGACCGCCGCGATCCTCGCCGAGCGCCTGGGGCTGCCGCTGCGCACCGACGCCGCCTTCCAGGAGGCGGACTTCGGGCACTGGCAAGGGCTGACGGCCGAGCAGATCGAGGAGCGCTGGCCCGAGGTGCTCGAGCCGTGGCACACCGACGGCCACGTGCGCCCGCCGGGCGGTGAGTCCATCGCGGACGTCGGGGTGCGGCTGCGCCGCGGGCTGGACGGACTGCTCGAGGGCGGACCGCGGACCGTCGTGGTGGTGTCGCACGCGGTCGCGATCCGCGCGGCGCTCGGCGTGACGATGGGTGCCCACCCCGGGACGTGGAGCCAGCTGCGCGTGGCACCCGCCTCGGTGAGCATCGTGCGGCTGTTCGCGGACCGCCGCGACGAGATCGCGGTGGCGGGCGCACCCAGCGAGGGCTGGTGA
- a CDS encoding tautomerase family protein, producing the protein MAQVKVYGRRSVWGARRQEVSDAVHDALVAAWGLPGDKRFHRFLLLDDEDLVAPRGPAYLVVEVVCFTGRSPGAVRALIAAFFDDVAPALGLGADDLEVVVIESPPTHWGIRGVAGDELALPYRVEV; encoded by the coding sequence GTGGCGCAGGTCAAGGTCTACGGGCGCCGCTCGGTGTGGGGTGCACGCCGCCAGGAGGTCTCCGACGCCGTGCACGACGCGCTCGTCGCGGCGTGGGGGCTGCCGGGCGACAAGCGGTTCCACCGGTTCCTGCTGCTCGACGACGAGGACCTCGTCGCGCCGCGCGGCCCGGCGTACCTCGTCGTCGAGGTCGTGTGCTTCACCGGCCGCAGCCCGGGTGCGGTCCGCGCGCTGATCGCCGCGTTCTTCGACGACGTCGCACCCGCGCTCGGCCTGGGCGCCGACGACCTGGAGGTCGTGGTCATCGAGAGCCCGCCGACGCACTGGGGCATCCGCGGCGTCGCCGGTGACGAGCTGGCCCTGCCGTACCGCGTCGAGGTGTGA
- a CDS encoding zinc ribbon domain-containing protein: MTTAPAADQRRLLDVQELDTRLAQLAHKRRSLPALARLVELDSQLADLDAALVTSRTAASDLRIEVAKAETDVDQVRSRAARNQARLDGGQVGAKDAQALTSELESLAARQAHLEDVELEVMERLEAHEAVLRDLEQAQGALVADRDKVVAERDAGYAELDAEAARVRAERERAAEGLDAGLVALYERLRGQLGGSGAAALRGNRCEGCRLDLNGQDLEVIRARPADAVVRCEECGRILVRLTDS, translated from the coding sequence GTGACGACCGCCCCCGCAGCCGACCAGCGCCGACTCCTCGACGTCCAGGAGCTCGACACCCGCCTCGCGCAGCTCGCGCACAAGCGGCGTTCGCTCCCGGCCCTCGCGCGTCTCGTCGAGCTCGACTCGCAGCTCGCGGACCTCGACGCCGCCCTGGTGACGTCCCGGACGGCGGCGTCGGACCTGCGCATCGAGGTGGCGAAGGCGGAGACCGACGTCGACCAGGTGCGCAGCCGCGCCGCCCGCAACCAGGCGCGGCTCGACGGCGGGCAGGTCGGCGCCAAGGACGCTCAGGCCCTCACGAGCGAGCTCGAGAGCCTCGCGGCGCGTCAGGCGCACCTCGAGGACGTCGAGCTCGAGGTCATGGAGCGGCTCGAGGCGCACGAGGCCGTGCTGCGTGACCTCGAGCAGGCGCAGGGTGCTCTCGTCGCGGACCGGGACAAGGTCGTCGCCGAGCGGGACGCCGGGTACGCCGAGCTCGACGCCGAGGCCGCGCGGGTGCGCGCCGAGCGCGAACGTGCCGCCGAGGGCCTGGACGCGGGCCTCGTCGCGCTCTACGAGCGCCTGCGCGGGCAGCTCGGCGGCAGCGGGGCCGCCGCGCTGCGTGGCAACCGGTGCGAGGGCTGCCGCCTCGACCTGAACGGCCAGGACCTCGAGGTGATCCGTGCGCGTCCGGCTGACGCGGTCGTCCGGTGCGAGGAGTGCGGGCGCATCCTGGTCCGGCTCACCGACTCGTGA
- a CDS encoding sensor histidine kinase, protein MTAPTPEERVVRRARLRIGALVGLVIAALLGLAGAISYGVLLHSQEQQIDGELAWGITHGTIAGPPACSWIITFDGTSVDTGVAAPPDGFPLRDALVEVAATGVPQDTRIAQDGTIYHVRTARQGDEVVQAVFDARFQLADRRHLLVAFGVAAAAGALAAVVSGVVVGRRAVAPLADALQRQRRFVADASHELRTPIAQVHARAQLLVRRARAADDDVQARDLDRLVATTRRLGEIVDELLMSARLAATQDAVATRPDSTDVDVAALVVDAVSADSARAAERGVTVTALTDDDLPHVRGITSALRRVVAELLSNALTHTPPGGHVAVCASTSEQGRTVEVVVTDTGEGFDLADPEHLFDRFHRGPGDDERRFGLGLALLREVVTSHGGTIHAVGQPGEGATFTVRLPAAPTHRTGAGPVVPGGEAAQRAPARL, encoded by the coding sequence GTGACGGCGCCGACGCCCGAGGAGCGGGTCGTCCGGCGCGCGCGCCTGCGCATCGGGGCCCTCGTCGGGCTCGTGATCGCCGCGCTGCTCGGCCTCGCGGGCGCCATCTCCTACGGCGTCCTGCTGCACAGCCAGGAGCAGCAGATCGACGGGGAGCTCGCCTGGGGCATCACCCACGGCACGATCGCCGGGCCGCCGGCCTGCAGCTGGATCATCACGTTCGACGGGACGTCCGTCGACACCGGGGTCGCCGCGCCGCCGGACGGCTTCCCGCTGCGTGACGCCCTGGTCGAGGTCGCCGCGACAGGCGTCCCGCAGGACACCCGGATCGCGCAGGACGGCACCATCTACCACGTACGGACCGCACGGCAGGGCGACGAGGTGGTGCAGGCGGTCTTCGACGCACGCTTCCAGCTCGCCGACCGTCGCCACCTGCTGGTGGCGTTCGGTGTCGCCGCCGCCGCCGGGGCGCTCGCCGCCGTCGTCAGCGGCGTCGTCGTCGGGCGCCGTGCCGTCGCCCCCCTGGCCGACGCCCTGCAGCGGCAGCGCCGGTTCGTCGCCGACGCGAGCCACGAGCTGCGCACCCCGATCGCGCAGGTCCACGCGCGCGCCCAGCTGCTCGTGCGCCGGGCCCGCGCGGCCGACGACGACGTGCAGGCACGCGACCTGGACCGGCTCGTCGCCACGACCCGCCGCCTGGGCGAGATCGTCGACGAGCTGCTCATGTCCGCGCGGCTCGCAGCCACGCAGGACGCCGTCGCCACCCGCCCCGACAGCACGGACGTCGACGTCGCCGCCCTCGTCGTCGACGCGGTCTCCGCCGACTCCGCACGCGCGGCAGAGCGCGGCGTCACGGTCACCGCGCTCACCGACGACGACCTCCCGCACGTCCGGGGCATCACCTCGGCGCTGCGCCGTGTCGTCGCGGAGCTGCTCTCCAACGCCCTGACCCACACCCCGCCCGGCGGGCACGTCGCCGTGTGCGCGAGCACGTCCGAGCAGGGACGGACCGTGGAGGTCGTCGTCACCGACACCGGTGAGGGCTTCGACCTCGCCGACCCGGAGCACCTGTTCGACCGGTTCCACCGCGGCCCCGGAGACGACGAGCGCCGGTTCGGGCTCGGCCTCGCGCTGCTGCGCGAGGTCGTCACCAGCCACGGCGGCACGATCCACGCCGTGGGGCAGCCCGGGGAGGGGGCGACGTTCACGGTGCGGCTGCCGGCGGCGCCGACCCACCGCACGGGCGCGGGGCCCGTCGTGCCGGGAGGCGAGGCGGCGCAGCGCGCCCCCGCCCGCCTGTGA